One Brachybacterium kimchii genomic window carries:
- a CDS encoding methylated-DNA--[protein]-cysteine S-methyltransferase yields MNRTTTRSAVTSASHPARHLAVETPVGRYLIAARRTADGDAVTGVWREAQAHFPRAERLGSHVTGKDPLLEEASQQLLDFLAGTRTVFDVPLRLEGTAFQCSVWEQLRRIPFGDTTTYGSLARQIGSPRAAQAVGAAVGANPISILVPCHRVVAADGSLTGYAGGIGTKEALLRIEGVLGA; encoded by the coding sequence ATGAACCGCACGACCACCCGATCCGCCGTAACCTCCGCCTCGCACCCCGCGCGCCATCTCGCCGTCGAGACCCCCGTCGGCCGCTATCTGATCGCGGCCCGTCGCACGGCCGACGGCGACGCCGTCACCGGCGTCTGGCGCGAGGCCCAGGCGCACTTCCCGCGCGCCGAGCGCCTCGGCTCCCACGTGACCGGGAAGGATCCGCTTCTCGAGGAGGCCTCGCAGCAGCTCCTCGACTTCCTCGCGGGCACCCGCACCGTGTTCGACGTGCCCCTGCGCCTCGAGGGCACGGCCTTCCAGTGCAGCGTGTGGGAGCAGCTGCGCCGGATCCCCTTCGGCGACACCACCACGTACGGGTCGCTCGCCCGGCAGATCGGCTCGCCGCGCGCCGCGCAGGCGGTCGGCGCGGCCGTCGGCGCGAACCCGATCTCGATCCTCGTGCCCTGCCACCGGGTGGTCGCGGCCGACGGCTCCCTCACCGGCTACGCGGGAGGCATCGGCACGAAGGAGGCGCTGCTGCGCATCGAGGGCGTGCTCGGCGCCTGA
- a CDS encoding DNA-3-methyladenine glycosylase 2: protein MDEMTDDERFAAIRAQDARFDGTFFTCVRSTGIFCRPSCPARTPARANVDFAPSAAAAVEAGFRACKRCGPSAPPGSPDEDPAGDLARRALRLIDGGALDDGSVPQLAARLAVSERTLHRALSARTGAGALAHARMRRARRAHDLVLETDLPLSRVAFAAGFGSERQLHDTFTTVFGHAPSTVRERRGRDRARADGPTGPAADGAAHLRARLAVRLPFDGDGLARWFAARAVPGVDEVVIDEVGESAAPVWRSAVRLPHGPAVLEVALPSLPGTGSSPAGADPSVAGAGPSVTGTGPDLASAGTTRLPATMHLADVRDYGAAVGLARRLLDLDADPLGIDEALPRSLPALGPLVAARPGVRLPGLPSLADALMWAIVGQQITAAQARDQIARATDLAGETLPPSLHVGGVHRLGPTPAEAAARAEDWYRGPGARRRALVGALTETPDADALDPAQLHDAVLALSGVGPWTAGYALLRGTRGSDLAPPRDVALLAAARDLGLADDLDDLPASLAPAAPWRSYASLHLWHHAASLPPARRTRRTRTS, encoded by the coding sequence ATGGACGAGATGACGGACGACGAGCGCTTCGCCGCGATCCGGGCGCAGGATGCCCGCTTCGACGGCACGTTCTTCACGTGCGTCCGCTCGACGGGGATCTTCTGCCGCCCCTCGTGCCCGGCGCGCACCCCGGCGCGCGCGAACGTCGACTTCGCCCCGTCGGCCGCGGCGGCGGTCGAGGCCGGTTTCCGCGCCTGCAAGCGCTGCGGCCCGTCGGCCCCGCCCGGATCGCCGGACGAGGACCCCGCCGGCGATCTCGCGCGCCGCGCGCTGCGCCTCATCGACGGCGGCGCGCTCGACGACGGCTCGGTGCCGCAGCTCGCCGCGCGCCTCGCGGTCTCCGAGCGCACACTGCACCGGGCGCTCAGCGCCCGCACCGGGGCGGGCGCCCTCGCCCATGCGCGCATGCGTCGTGCCCGGCGCGCCCACGACCTCGTCCTGGAGACGGATCTCCCGCTCTCGCGGGTCGCGTTCGCCGCCGGGTTCGGCAGCGAGCGCCAGCTCCACGACACGTTCACGACCGTGTTCGGCCACGCGCCCTCGACCGTCCGGGAGCGCAGGGGGCGGGACAGGGCACGGGCCGACGGGCCGACGGGACCCGCGGCCGACGGCGCCGCCCATCTGCGGGCGCGCCTGGCGGTGCGCCTCCCCTTCGACGGGGACGGGCTCGCCCGCTGGTTCGCCGCGCGCGCCGTGCCCGGCGTCGACGAGGTCGTCATCGATGAGGTCGGGGAGAGTGCGGCCCCCGTCTGGCGATCCGCCGTGCGCCTCCCCCACGGCCCCGCCGTGCTCGAGGTCGCGCTGCCGTCGCTGCCGGGCACGGGCTCGTCCCCCGCGGGCGCCGATCCCTCCGTCGCGGGCGCCGGGCCCTCCGTCACGGGCACCGGGCCCGACCTCGCGAGCGCGGGCACGACGCGTCTGCCCGCCACCATGCACCTGGCCGACGTGCGCGACTACGGCGCGGCGGTCGGCCTCGCGCGGCGACTGCTGGACCTGGACGCGGATCCCCTCGGCATCGACGAGGCGCTCCCGCGCTCCCTGCCGGCCCTCGGCCCGCTCGTCGCGGCCAGGCCCGGGGTGCGCCTGCCCGGACTGCCCTCGCTCGCCGACGCGCTGATGTGGGCGATCGTCGGGCAGCAGATCACCGCCGCCCAGGCCCGTGACCAGATCGCGCGCGCCACGGACCTCGCCGGCGAGACGTTGCCGCCCTCGCTGCACGTGGGCGGCGTGCACCGCTTGGGCCCGACGCCCGCGGAGGCCGCCGCCCGTGCCGAGGACTGGTACCGCGGACCCGGTGCCCGCCGCCGCGCCCTGGTCGGCGCGCTCACCGAGACCCCCGACGCCGACGCCCTGGATCCCGCGCAGCTCCACGACGCCGTGCTCGCGCTGTCCGGCGTCGGCCCGTGGACCGCCGGGTACGCGCTGCTGCGCGGCACCCGCGGCAGCGACCTGGCTCCCCCACGGGACGTCGCCCTGCTCGCCGCCGCCCGCGACCTCGGCCTCGCCGACGACCTCGACGACCTCCCCGCGTCCCTCGCACCCGCCGCCCCCTGGCGCTCGTACGCGAGCCTGCACCTGTGGCATCACGCCGCCTCCCTGCCACCCGCCCGCCGCACCCGAAGGACACGCACCTCATGA
- a CDS encoding family 1 encapsulin nanocompartment shell protein, with protein sequence MNNLHRELAPISAAAWEDIEDEAKRSFRRNIAGRRLVDVSGPHGLDLASVTTGHRHRVDLGLEGVRASLRESQPITELKVPFTISREAIDDVDRGAQDPDWDPVVDAARTIALAEDHAIFNGLDAAHITGITPGATSLAHHLPEDVRDYPDAVSRAMTALRLESIDGPYALALSADAYREVNETTNHGYPIIEHLRRVLDGPIVWAPAIEGGVLLSRRGGDFELTIGQDVSIGYSAHDADTVTLYFQESITFLSYTPEAAVPLLAAE encoded by the coding sequence ATGAACAACCTGCATCGCGAGCTCGCGCCGATCTCCGCGGCGGCGTGGGAGGACATCGAGGACGAGGCGAAGCGCTCGTTCCGCCGCAACATCGCCGGCCGCCGCCTGGTCGACGTGAGCGGACCCCACGGTCTCGACCTGGCCTCGGTCACCACCGGTCACCGCCACCGGGTGGACCTGGGTCTCGAGGGCGTGCGCGCGAGCCTGCGCGAGTCCCAGCCGATCACCGAGCTCAAGGTCCCCTTCACGATCAGCCGCGAGGCGATCGACGACGTCGACCGCGGCGCGCAGGACCCCGACTGGGATCCCGTCGTCGACGCCGCCCGCACCATCGCGCTCGCCGAGGACCACGCGATCTTCAACGGCCTCGACGCCGCGCACATCACCGGCATCACCCCCGGGGCGACGTCGCTCGCGCATCATCTGCCCGAGGACGTGCGCGACTACCCCGACGCGGTCTCCCGGGCGATGACCGCGCTGCGACTGGAGTCGATCGACGGCCCCTACGCGCTCGCCCTCAGCGCCGACGCCTACCGCGAGGTCAACGAGACCACCAACCACGGCTACCCGATCATCGAGCACCTCCGGCGCGTGCTGGACGGCCCGATCGTGTGGGCCCCCGCGATCGAGGGCGGCGTGCTGCTCTCGCGCCGCGGCGGAGACTTCGAGCTGACCATCGGCCAGGACGTGTCGATCGGCTACTCCGCGCACGACGCGGACACCGTGACGCTCTACTTCCAGGAGTCGATCACGTTCCTCTCGTACACGCCGGAGGCCGCGGTCCCGCTGCTCGCGGCGGAGTGA
- the tig gene encoding trigger factor — translation MKTEVEKLSPTRVKLTVAVPFDELKPAVEAATKKIAEQVQIPGFRKGKVPTRLVEQRFGRPAIMQEAVNDALPEFYQKAATESEIRPLGRPEVEVTEIPGLDGTDAGDLNFTVEQDVRPDFTLPELSDVVVEIEEPTVDDDAVQVRLDALRERFGTLVGVDRPAQDGDFVSLDMTAKVGDEEVESVEGVSYHIGEGNMLDGLDEALIGLSGGETTTFTSKLAGGDRAGEDADITVTAQSVKVRELPEADDEFAEMASEFDTIDELKADLKEQAAKDAEGNRVALARNAFLDKLVADLDLPVPDQLVEDEIAQHLENEGKEPGDPHAEEIREDTISGIRAQFVLDALNETREVQVEQEDLMSYLSQLGAQYGIDPNQLISMLAQSGQLEQVFAEAQRSKALDVALADITVKNTAGDVLDLGLAKADSADADADADGDAEAEDAEKAPAKKAPAKKAPAKKAPAKKAPAAKSTASKSTAAAEDAEGEEKAPAKKAPAKKSTAAKSTTSTAAKKTTAAKSTTSKTAASKTTASKSTSTKTTASKSTAAKKPAASKATSAKSTAAKKSEESAEDK, via the coding sequence GTGAAGACCGAAGTCGAGAAGCTCAGCCCGACCCGGGTGAAGCTCACCGTCGCTGTGCCGTTCGACGAGCTGAAGCCGGCCGTCGAGGCGGCAACGAAGAAGATCGCCGAGCAGGTGCAGATCCCGGGCTTCCGCAAGGGCAAGGTCCCCACGCGCCTGGTGGAGCAGCGCTTCGGTCGCCCGGCGATCATGCAGGAGGCCGTCAACGACGCCCTGCCGGAGTTCTACCAGAAGGCCGCGACCGAGTCGGAGATCCGCCCGCTGGGCCGTCCCGAGGTCGAGGTCACCGAGATCCCGGGCCTGGACGGCACCGACGCCGGTGACCTCAACTTCACCGTCGAGCAGGACGTGCGCCCCGACTTCACCCTCCCCGAGCTCTCCGACGTGGTCGTCGAGATCGAGGAGCCCACGGTCGACGACGACGCCGTGCAGGTGCGCCTGGACGCTCTGCGCGAGCGCTTCGGCACCCTCGTGGGCGTCGACCGTCCTGCGCAGGACGGCGACTTCGTCTCCCTCGACATGACCGCGAAGGTCGGTGACGAGGAGGTCGAGTCCGTCGAGGGCGTGTCGTACCACATCGGCGAGGGCAACATGCTCGACGGCCTGGACGAGGCGCTCATCGGCCTCTCGGGCGGCGAGACCACGACCTTTACCTCGAAGCTCGCCGGCGGCGACCGCGCCGGCGAGGACGCCGACATCACCGTCACCGCCCAGAGCGTGAAGGTGCGCGAGCTGCCCGAGGCCGACGACGAGTTCGCCGAGATGGCCTCCGAGTTCGACACCATCGACGAGCTCAAGGCCGACCTCAAGGAGCAGGCCGCGAAGGACGCCGAGGGCAACCGTGTGGCCCTGGCCCGCAACGCCTTCCTCGACAAGCTCGTCGCGGACCTCGACCTGCCCGTCCCGGATCAGCTCGTCGAGGACGAGATCGCCCAGCACCTCGAGAACGAGGGCAAGGAGCCCGGCGACCCGCACGCCGAGGAGATCCGCGAGGACACGATCTCCGGCATCCGCGCGCAGTTCGTGCTCGACGCGCTCAACGAGACCCGCGAGGTCCAGGTGGAGCAGGAGGACCTCATGTCCTACCTGAGCCAGCTCGGCGCTCAATACGGCATCGACCCCAACCAGCTCATCTCGATGCTGGCCCAGTCCGGCCAGCTCGAGCAGGTCTTCGCCGAGGCCCAGCGCTCCAAGGCCCTCGACGTGGCCCTCGCCGACATCACGGTGAAGAACACCGCCGGCGACGTGCTCGATCTGGGGCTGGCCAAGGCCGACTCCGCCGATGCCGATGCCGATGCCGATGGTGACGCCGAGGCCGAGGACGCCGAGAAGGCTCCCGCGAAGAAGGCGCCGGCCAAGAAGGCCCCCGCGAAGAAGGCTCCCGCCAAGAAGGCCCCGGCCGCGAAGTCCACCGCCTCGAAGTCCACCGCTGCGGCGGAGGACGCCGAGGGCGAGGAGAAGGCCCCGGCGAAGAAGGCTCCGGCCAAGAAGAGCACCGCCGCGAAGTCGACCACCTCGACCGCCGCCAAGAAGACGACCGCCGCGAAGTCCACGACCTCGAAGACGGCCGCCTCCAAGACGACCGCGTCGAAGTCGACCTCGACCAAGACCACCGCGTCGAAGTCCACGGCCGCCAAGAAGCCCGCCGCCTCCAAGGCGACGTCGGCCAAGTCCACGGCGGCCAAGAAGTCCGAGGAGTCCGCCGAGGACAAGTGA
- a CDS encoding Dyp-type peroxidase encodes MDDLSAPIPQRILRPLTESAIFLVLTIDEGGEDGVREVLDGFTGTLRTVRSRIIEADLGCVAGIGARAWSRLFSGPAPKGLRTFPALSGKVHDAPSTPGDLLFHIRAHRMDMCFELAGQLMRQLRPFTTVQDEVHGFRYFDSRDVIGFVDGTENPEGREAQQFVLLDEDADPDFVGGSYVTVQKYVHDMDGWEQLAVEHQADAIGRHKWDNVEMDDETKPADSHTALTVIEDADGTQLKIVRDNMPFGSAAADEFGTYFIGYSRDLDVTEQMLRNMFLGDPEGTNHDRLLDFSTALTGTHFFVPALDFLDDIPPAPEDGADGGEGADGDDEPRADAGADPSGPSRSSDPATPASPDPAEGSLGIGALEPTAPHDLAPHATAPHDPGPAGTKETP; translated from the coding sequence GTGGACGATCTGAGCGCACCGATCCCGCAGAGGATCCTGCGACCGCTCACCGAGTCGGCGATCTTCCTCGTCCTGACCATCGACGAGGGCGGCGAGGACGGCGTGCGCGAGGTCCTCGACGGCTTCACCGGGACCCTGCGCACCGTGCGCTCGCGGATCATCGAGGCCGACCTCGGCTGCGTGGCGGGCATCGGCGCCCGCGCCTGGTCCCGCCTGTTCTCCGGCCCCGCGCCGAAAGGGCTGCGCACCTTCCCCGCCCTGTCCGGGAAGGTCCACGACGCCCCGTCAACCCCCGGCGACCTGCTCTTCCACATCCGCGCTCACCGCATGGACATGTGCTTCGAGCTCGCCGGCCAGCTCATGCGGCAGCTGCGGCCGTTCACGACCGTGCAGGACGAGGTCCACGGGTTCCGCTACTTCGACTCCCGCGACGTCATCGGCTTCGTCGACGGCACCGAGAACCCCGAGGGCCGCGAGGCGCAGCAGTTCGTGCTCCTCGACGAGGACGCGGACCCCGACTTCGTCGGCGGCAGCTACGTGACCGTCCAGAAGTACGTGCACGACATGGACGGCTGGGAGCAGCTCGCCGTCGAGCACCAGGCCGACGCCATCGGCCGCCACAAGTGGGACAACGTCGAGATGGACGACGAGACCAAGCCCGCCGACTCCCACACCGCCCTCACCGTCATCGAGGACGCGGACGGCACGCAGCTGAAGATCGTGCGCGACAACATGCCCTTCGGCAGCGCCGCGGCCGACGAGTTCGGCACCTACTTCATCGGCTATTCGCGCGACCTCGACGTCACCGAGCAGATGCTGCGCAACATGTTCCTGGGAGACCCCGAGGGCACGAACCACGACCGGCTCCTGGACTTCTCGACCGCCCTCACCGGCACCCACTTCTTCGTCCCCGCCCTCGACTTCCTCGACGACATCCCGCCCGCGCCGGAGGACGGGGCCGACGGGGGCGAGGGCGCCGACGGGGACGACGAGCCCCGGGCGGATGCCGGCGCGGACCCCTCCGGTCCGTCCAGGTCCTCGGACCCCGCGACCCCTGCCTCTCCGGATCCTGCCGAGGGCTCGCTGGGCATCGGGGCTCTCGAGCCGACCGCCCCGCACGACCTCGCCCCGCACGCCACCGCCCCGCACGACCCCGGCCCCGCCGGGACGAAGGAGACGCCATGA
- a CDS encoding ABC transporter ATP-binding protein: MPRTPSTSPSPLVLFEDVAVLQDDVLMLDDATGSVDARGVLALRGPNGAGKTTLLRVLAGLLAPTTGRVRIAGRAPDDRDREFRRALAALIGPPMTARDLTIAEHLRFVAATWGSGPRAAGEASDALLEELGIAALARRYPHELSSGQSQLVAIALTLARPSRVLALDEPEQRLDPDRLERVIDALARRAEGGAAIVVATHSPRLAEALATKTVELAGDAEDDGPDAGGSAHDGDADGAR, encoded by the coding sequence ATGCCGCGCACCCCGAGCACCTCGCCGTCCCCGCTCGTGCTCTTCGAGGACGTGGCCGTTCTCCAGGACGACGTGCTCATGCTCGACGACGCCACCGGGTCCGTCGACGCCCGCGGCGTGCTCGCCCTGCGCGGCCCCAACGGCGCGGGCAAGACCACGCTGCTGCGTGTACTCGCCGGCCTGCTCGCACCGACCACGGGAAGGGTGCGCATCGCGGGCCGGGCGCCCGACGACCGCGACAGGGAGTTCCGCCGCGCGCTCGCCGCCCTCATCGGCCCTCCCATGACCGCGCGCGACCTCACCATCGCCGAGCACCTGCGCTTCGTCGCCGCCACCTGGGGCAGCGGACCGCGCGCCGCGGGCGAGGCCTCCGACGCCCTGCTCGAGGAGCTCGGCATCGCCGCGCTCGCCCGCCGGTACCCGCACGAGCTCTCGAGCGGGCAGTCCCAGCTGGTCGCGATCGCCCTCACCCTCGCTCGTCCCTCCCGGGTGCTCGCCCTCGACGAGCCCGAGCAGCGCCTGGATCCCGACCGCCTGGAGCGCGTGATCGACGCCCTCGCACGGCGCGCGGAGGGCGGCGCCGCCATCGTCGTCGCGACCCACAGCCCCCGCCTCGCGGAGGCCCTCGCCACGAAGACCGTGGAGCTCGCGGGCGACGCGGAGGACGACGGCCCGGACGCCGGTGGGAGCGCGCACGACGGCGACGCGGACGGGGCGCGCTGA
- a CDS encoding PLP-dependent aminotransferase family protein encodes MSTQMSSASTSDFAFPVAARYAGMASSPLKDIFSLAARPDVVSFAGGIPDPSLFALEDIAECYDWVLRERGTRALQYGVSEGEAELREQAARRLSRELPTDASQIRVTSGSQEGLFVAAEALIEPGDVVLVESPTYLAAVQAFAVHGARMVGVETDDGGVLPDALDAAIRAHHPRLVYLIPTFQNPTGRSMSAERRAQVADVLRRHDVPLIEDDPYGELSFDGERFAPIASEPGMSSRTLLMKSMSKLMSPGVRIGWIRAEGPILDTLAVAKAAISMQSSVVDQLTVARYLETKDLDAHVAKVIEVYRERRDAMAQALTGRLPEGAHVTRPQGGMFLWAALGEGWDAQDLLADAVSAGVAYLPGWSFFAEDADRSTMRLSFVTHSPEVIADGVGRLGEVIARRG; translated from the coding sequence ATGTCCACGCAGATGAGCTCGGCCAGCACCTCCGACTTCGCCTTCCCCGTCGCCGCCCGCTACGCCGGGATGGCCAGCTCGCCGCTCAAGGACATCTTCTCCCTCGCCGCCCGGCCGGACGTCGTCTCCTTCGCCGGGGGCATCCCCGACCCGTCCCTGTTCGCCCTCGAGGACATCGCCGAGTGCTACGACTGGGTGCTGCGCGAGCGTGGGACCCGCGCCCTGCAGTACGGGGTGAGCGAGGGCGAGGCGGAGCTGCGCGAGCAGGCCGCGCGCCGGCTCTCGCGCGAGCTGCCCACCGACGCCTCCCAGATCCGCGTCACCTCGGGTTCGCAGGAGGGGCTGTTCGTCGCCGCGGAGGCGCTCATCGAGCCGGGCGACGTGGTGCTCGTCGAGTCCCCCACCTACCTCGCCGCGGTGCAGGCCTTCGCGGTCCACGGGGCGCGCATGGTCGGTGTGGAGACGGACGACGGCGGCGTGCTGCCCGATGCGCTGGACGCCGCGATCCGCGCGCACCACCCGCGACTGGTCTACCTGATCCCCACCTTCCAGAACCCCACCGGGCGCTCGATGTCCGCCGAGCGCCGCGCACAGGTCGCGGACGTGCTGCGTCGCCACGACGTCCCGCTCATCGAGGACGACCCCTACGGCGAGCTGTCCTTCGACGGCGAGCGCTTCGCGCCGATCGCGTCCGAGCCCGGCATGTCCTCGCGCACCCTGCTCATGAAGTCGATGTCCAAGCTCATGAGCCCGGGGGTGCGGATCGGCTGGATCCGGGCCGAGGGCCCGATCCTGGACACCCTGGCCGTCGCGAAGGCCGCGATCTCCATGCAGTCCTCCGTGGTCGACCAGCTCACGGTGGCCCGCTACCTCGAGACCAAGGACCTCGACGCGCACGTCGCGAAGGTCATCGAGGTCTACCGCGAGCGACGGGACGCGATGGCGCAGGCCCTCACGGGCCGGCTCCCCGAGGGCGCGCACGTCACGCGCCCGCAGGGCGGCATGTTCCTGTGGGCCGCTCTCGGCGAGGGCTGGGATGCGCAGGACCTGCTGGCCGACGCGGTCTCCGCGGGCGTCGCGTACCTGCCCGGCTGGTCGTTCTTCGCCGAGGACGCGGACCGCTCGACGATGCGCCTGAGCTTCGTCACCCACTCCCCCGAGGTGATCGCGGACGGCGTGGGCCGCCTGGGAGAGGTCATCGCCCGCCGCGGCTGA
- a CDS encoding NlpC/P60 family protein, protein MAQKNTHRAAGRAVTPISASSAAVRTASGAAVLGTVLVGSAFTMQGATAQTAPAAPAQNTASASTAKATVTTTASAKSTSLSAGATLFSGVRGERVSALQASLNDHGAHLAVDGVFGTKTNAAVRDFQSTNGLRVDGRVGPETRGALNGGSSANASSSSSSTSGSSIVSAARSQIGVHYSWGSSNPSSGLDCSGLTTYAYSQAGKSLPRTSSGQAAGGTRISQSQAQPGDIVHWPGHVGIYAGNNKVIDASGSRQQVVERTIWGSPTFISYR, encoded by the coding sequence ATGGCCCAGAAGAACACGCACCGCGCCGCCGGCCGCGCCGTCACCCCGATCAGCGCCTCCTCGGCCGCGGTCCGCACCGCGAGCGGCGCCGCCGTCCTCGGCACGGTCCTCGTCGGATCGGCCTTCACCATGCAGGGCGCGACCGCGCAGACCGCCCCCGCCGCCCCGGCCCAGAACACCGCGAGCGCGAGCACCGCCAAGGCCACCGTGACCACCACGGCCTCCGCCAAGAGCACCTCGCTCAGCGCCGGCGCGACCCTGTTCTCGGGCGTCCGCGGCGAGCGGGTCTCCGCCCTCCAGGCCTCCCTCAACGATCACGGCGCCCACCTCGCCGTGGACGGCGTGTTCGGCACCAAGACCAACGCCGCCGTGCGCGACTTCCAGTCGACCAACGGCCTGCGCGTCGACGGCCGCGTCGGCCCCGAGACCCGCGGTGCGCTGAACGGCGGCTCCTCCGCGAACGCTTCCAGCTCCTCGTCGAGCACCTCCGGCTCCTCGATCGTCTCGGCCGCGCGCTCGCAGATCGGCGTCCACTACAGCTGGGGCTCCTCGAACCCGTCCAGCGGCCTCGACTGCTCGGGCCTGACCACCTACGCCTACTCGCAGGCCGGCAAGTCCCTGCCGCGCACCTCGAGCGGCCAGGCGGCCGGCGGCACCCGCATCTCCCAGTCGCAGGCCCAGCCCGGCGACATCGTCCACTGGCCCGGTCACGTCGGCATCTACGCCGGCAACAACAAGGTCATCGACGCGTCCGGCTCCCGCCAGCAGGTCGTCGAGCGCACCATCTGGGGCAGCCCGACCTTCATCTCCTACCGCTGA